A genomic region of Oncorhynchus mykiss isolate Arlee chromosome 4, USDA_OmykA_1.1, whole genome shotgun sequence contains the following coding sequences:
- the vgll2a gene encoding transcription cofactor vestigial-like protein 2a isoform X2 → MSCLDVMYQVYGPPPQPYFAAAYSPYHHQKLAFYSKMQEAQESISGGSSFSNLPGPTIKEEDCAREKDHPPEAEYLNSRCVLFTYFHGDISSVVDEHFSRALSQPTSYVHGSASNKSARDGLFPMSQRSFPPSFWNSAYQPSSLSSALGSSYSDIPFPGDPYSSASLHSHLHQATPEPWHHSHHHHSYSLGGAIGTQGSPYPRPSMHEVYGTHFDPRYSSLLVPSVRPHRLPPSTVPGPSASPCDIGKSESASSAWTGAFTGAGADISQSIGLNVDAARRYTFSGGNILS, encoded by the exons ATGAGCTGCTTGGATGTTATGTATCAAGTGTATGGTCCACCACCTCAGCCTTATTTTGCCGCAGCGTATAGCCCATATCATCACCAG AAATTGGCATTTTATTCCAAAATGCAAGAAGCGCAAGAGAGCATCAGCGGGGGCAGCTCGTTCTCAAATCTCCCTGGGCCGACGATAAAGGAGGAAGACTGCGCGCGAGAGAAGGATCACCCTCCGGAGGCCGAGTACCTGAACTCGCGATGCGTGCTTTTCACCTACTTCCACGGGGACATCAGCTCCGTGGTGGACGAGCACTTCAGCCGGGCcctcagccagccaaccagctaCGTCCACGGGTCGGCTAGCAACAAGTCTGCACGAG ATGGATTATTCCCGATGAGCCAGAGGAGTTTCCCCCCATCCTTCTGGAACAGTGCGTACCAGCCCTCGTCCCTGAGCAGTGCCTTAGGATCCTCCTACTCAGACATACCCTTCCCTGGGGACCCCTACTCCTCTGCCTCTCTACACAGCCACCTCCACCAGGCCACCCCAGAGCCCTGgcaccactcacaccaccacCATTCTTACTCACTCGGTGGGGCCATCGGCACCCAGGGCTCCCCCTACCCTCGACCCAGCATGCACGAAGTCTACGGAACACACTTTGACCCCCGCTACAGTTCTTTGCTGGTGCCCTCTGTCCGGCCGCACCGGCTCCCTCCATCCACTGTCCCCGGACCCAGTGCCTCACCGTGTGACATTGGGAAGAGCGAATCAGCCAGCTCGGCCTGGACTGGGGCGTTCACAGGGGCAGGGGCAGACATCAGCCAGAGCATCGGCCTCAATGTGGATGCAG CTCGACGCTACACCTTCAGTGGCGGAAACATCCTCAGCTGA
- the vgll2a gene encoding transcription cofactor vestigial-like protein 2a isoform X3 → MPGRDPPNDYVQKLAFYSKMQEAQESISGGSSFSNLPGPTIKEEDCAREKDHPPEAEYLNSRCVLFTYFHGDISSVVDEHFSRALSQPTSYVHGSASNKSARDGLFPMSQRSFPPSFWNSAYQPSSLSSALGSSYSDIPFPGDPYSSASLHSHLHQATPEPWHHSHHHHSYSLGGAIGTQGSPYPRPSMHEVYGTHFDPRYSSLLVPSVRPHRLPPSTVPGPSASPCDIGKSESASSAWTGAFTGAGADISQSIGLNVDAGLQVQDKSKDLYWF, encoded by the exons ATGCCTGGCCGTGACCCACCAAATGATTATGTGCAG AAATTGGCATTTTATTCCAAAATGCAAGAAGCGCAAGAGAGCATCAGCGGGGGCAGCTCGTTCTCAAATCTCCCTGGGCCGACGATAAAGGAGGAAGACTGCGCGCGAGAGAAGGATCACCCTCCGGAGGCCGAGTACCTGAACTCGCGATGCGTGCTTTTCACCTACTTCCACGGGGACATCAGCTCCGTGGTGGACGAGCACTTCAGCCGGGCcctcagccagccaaccagctaCGTCCACGGGTCGGCTAGCAACAAGTCTGCACGAG ATGGATTATTCCCGATGAGCCAGAGGAGTTTCCCCCCATCCTTCTGGAACAGTGCGTACCAGCCCTCGTCCCTGAGCAGTGCCTTAGGATCCTCCTACTCAGACATACCCTTCCCTGGGGACCCCTACTCCTCTGCCTCTCTACACAGCCACCTCCACCAGGCCACCCCAGAGCCCTGgcaccactcacaccaccacCATTCTTACTCACTCGGTGGGGCCATCGGCACCCAGGGCTCCCCCTACCCTCGACCCAGCATGCACGAAGTCTACGGAACACACTTTGACCCCCGCTACAGTTCTTTGCTGGTGCCCTCTGTCCGGCCGCACCGGCTCCCTCCATCCACTGTCCCCGGACCCAGTGCCTCACCGTGTGACATTGGGAAGAGCGAATCAGCCAGCTCGGCCTGGACTGGGGCGTTCACAGGGGCAGGGGCAGACATCAGCCAGAGCATCGGCCTCAATGTGGATGCAG gTCTGCAGGTCCAGGATAAGAGCAAGGACTTGTACTGGTTTTAA
- the vgll2a gene encoding transcription cofactor vestigial-like protein 2a isoform X1, with the protein MSCLDVMYQVYGPPPQPYFAAAYSPYHHQKLAFYSKMQEAQESISGGSSFSNLPGPTIKEEDCAREKDHPPEAEYLNSRCVLFTYFHGDISSVVDEHFSRALSQPTSYVHGSASNKSARDGLFPMSQRSFPPSFWNSAYQPSSLSSALGSSYSDIPFPGDPYSSASLHSHLHQATPEPWHHSHHHHSYSLGGAIGTQGSPYPRPSMHEVYGTHFDPRYSSLLVPSVRPHRLPPSTVPGPSASPCDIGKSESASSAWTGAFTGAGADISQSIGLNVDAGLQVQDKSKDLYWF; encoded by the exons ATGAGCTGCTTGGATGTTATGTATCAAGTGTATGGTCCACCACCTCAGCCTTATTTTGCCGCAGCGTATAGCCCATATCATCACCAG AAATTGGCATTTTATTCCAAAATGCAAGAAGCGCAAGAGAGCATCAGCGGGGGCAGCTCGTTCTCAAATCTCCCTGGGCCGACGATAAAGGAGGAAGACTGCGCGCGAGAGAAGGATCACCCTCCGGAGGCCGAGTACCTGAACTCGCGATGCGTGCTTTTCACCTACTTCCACGGGGACATCAGCTCCGTGGTGGACGAGCACTTCAGCCGGGCcctcagccagccaaccagctaCGTCCACGGGTCGGCTAGCAACAAGTCTGCACGAG ATGGATTATTCCCGATGAGCCAGAGGAGTTTCCCCCCATCCTTCTGGAACAGTGCGTACCAGCCCTCGTCCCTGAGCAGTGCCTTAGGATCCTCCTACTCAGACATACCCTTCCCTGGGGACCCCTACTCCTCTGCCTCTCTACACAGCCACCTCCACCAGGCCACCCCAGAGCCCTGgcaccactcacaccaccacCATTCTTACTCACTCGGTGGGGCCATCGGCACCCAGGGCTCCCCCTACCCTCGACCCAGCATGCACGAAGTCTACGGAACACACTTTGACCCCCGCTACAGTTCTTTGCTGGTGCCCTCTGTCCGGCCGCACCGGCTCCCTCCATCCACTGTCCCCGGACCCAGTGCCTCACCGTGTGACATTGGGAAGAGCGAATCAGCCAGCTCGGCCTGGACTGGGGCGTTCACAGGGGCAGGGGCAGACATCAGCCAGAGCATCGGCCTCAATGTGGATGCAG gTCTGCAGGTCCAGGATAAGAGCAAGGACTTGTACTGGTTTTAA